A genomic segment from Curtobacterium sp. MCSS17_007 encodes:
- a CDS encoding PLP-dependent aminotransferase family protein, with translation MTNGNSLDPWYDSYAQRTAGLSASEVRALFAVASRPEVVSLAGGMPYVSALPRELVTGSIDRVMTEDAAMALQYGGGQGLRSLREHIVDVMSLEGIRASAEDVVVTTGSQHALDLVTRLFIDPGDVVLAESPSYVGAIGVFRSHQAETVHVTTDEHGLVPEALREAIANLRTQGKRIKFLYTIPNFHNPAGVTMSRERRIEVLDICRSNGILVLEDNPYGLLWFDEPAPQAIRSIDDEGVVYLGSFSKTLAPGFRVGWALAPHAIREKLVLANESAVLAPNSFGQYVVNAYLDAADWKGQVDTFRGLYAERRDAMLSALGEFLPDLSWTKPNGGFFVWLTLPESLDSKGMLPRAVKELVAYTPGTAFFADGRGGGNIRLSFCYPTSEQIRVGVKRLATVINDELELLETFGHATRPSAVTESRSSVVAPPPNVS, from the coding sequence ATGACGAACGGCAACAGCCTCGACCCCTGGTACGACTCCTACGCCCAGCGCACCGCCGGGCTGAGCGCCTCCGAGGTCCGAGCCCTGTTCGCCGTGGCATCGCGGCCCGAGGTGGTCTCGCTCGCCGGCGGCATGCCGTACGTGTCCGCGCTGCCGCGCGAGCTCGTCACCGGGTCGATCGACCGCGTGATGACCGAGGACGCCGCCATGGCGCTCCAGTACGGCGGGGGACAGGGTCTCCGCTCCCTCCGCGAGCACATCGTCGACGTGATGAGCCTCGAGGGCATCCGCGCGAGCGCGGAGGACGTCGTCGTGACCACCGGTTCGCAGCACGCGCTCGACCTCGTCACCCGGCTCTTCATCGACCCGGGCGACGTCGTGCTCGCCGAGTCCCCGTCCTACGTCGGTGCCATCGGCGTCTTCCGCTCGCACCAGGCGGAGACGGTGCACGTCACGACCGACGAGCACGGTCTGGTGCCCGAGGCCCTGCGCGAGGCCATCGCGAACCTCCGGACCCAGGGCAAGCGGATCAAGTTCCTCTACACGATCCCGAACTTCCACAACCCGGCCGGGGTCACCATGAGCCGCGAGCGTCGCATCGAGGTGCTCGACATCTGCCGCTCGAACGGCATCCTCGTGCTCGAGGACAACCCGTACGGGCTCCTCTGGTTCGACGAGCCCGCGCCGCAGGCGATCCGCTCGATCGACGACGAGGGCGTGGTCTACCTCGGCTCCTTCTCGAAGACCCTCGCGCCGGGGTTCCGCGTCGGTTGGGCCCTCGCACCGCACGCCATCCGTGAGAAGCTCGTGCTGGCCAACGAGTCCGCGGTCCTCGCGCCGAACTCCTTCGGGCAGTACGTCGTGAACGCCTACCTGGACGCCGCGGACTGGAAGGGGCAGGTCGACACCTTCCGGGGCCTCTACGCGGAGCGCAGGGACGCCATGCTGTCCGCCCTGGGGGAGTTCCTGCCCGACCTGTCGTGGACGAAGCCCAACGGCGGCTTCTTCGTCTGGCTGACGCTCCCCGAGTCACTCGACTCGAAGGGGATGCTCCCGCGCGCCGTCAAGGAGCTCGTCGCCTACACCCCCGGCACGGCGTTCTTCGCCGACGGCCGCGGTGGTGGCAACATCCGCCTCTCGTTCTGCTACCCCACGTCGGAGCAGATCCGCGTCGGCGTCAAGCGCCTCGCGACCGTGATCAACGACGAGCTCGAACTGCTCGAGACGTTCGGGCACGCCACGCGCCCGAGTGCGGTCACCGAGTCGCGTTCCTCGGTGGTCGCGCCGCCGCCCAACGTCTCCTGA
- a CDS encoding D-alanine--D-alanine ligase codes for MAELTRRHVVVVAGGISHERDISLRSGRRVADSLTGYGWRVDLRDADASLLPALRESRPDVVWPALHGASGEDGALRGVLEALDIPFVGSRSTSARLAWDKPTASALVARAGVRTPRAVTLSHDVFRELGAVGVLDAIAAEHPVPLAVKPARGGSAQGVTLVEDAHDLPRAMVTAYTYCDDVVVEQLIRGTEVAVGIIDTGDGPVALAAVEIVPKSGTYGFEARYNAGETTFFTPARLSEEFARAASEAAVAAHTALGLRHVSRVDLIIDAAGTPWFLEANVLPGLTETSLVPQALSASGFDLGWTYAELAEQAIRDHRS; via the coding sequence ATGGCCGAGCTCACCCGTCGTCACGTCGTCGTCGTCGCGGGAGGGATCTCCCACGAGCGCGACATCTCACTCCGCTCGGGCCGCCGCGTCGCTGACTCGTTGACCGGGTACGGCTGGCGGGTGGACCTCCGCGACGCGGACGCCTCGCTGCTGCCGGCACTGCGGGAATCCCGGCCGGACGTCGTCTGGCCAGCGCTGCACGGCGCCTCCGGTGAGGACGGTGCCCTGCGCGGCGTCCTGGAGGCACTGGACATCCCGTTCGTCGGCTCACGTTCCACGTCTGCCCGGCTGGCATGGGACAAGCCCACAGCCTCGGCATTGGTCGCCCGAGCTGGTGTCCGGACGCCTCGGGCCGTCACGCTGTCGCACGACGTCTTCCGTGAGCTCGGCGCGGTCGGTGTCCTCGACGCCATCGCCGCCGAGCACCCCGTTCCGCTCGCCGTGAAGCCGGCGCGTGGGGGGAGTGCTCAAGGCGTCACCCTGGTCGAAGACGCCCACGACCTCCCGCGTGCGATGGTGACGGCGTACACGTACTGCGACGACGTCGTGGTCGAGCAGCTCATCCGCGGGACCGAGGTTGCCGTCGGCATCATCGACACGGGCGATGGCCCCGTCGCTCTCGCCGCTGTCGAGATCGTGCCGAAGAGCGGAACGTACGGGTTCGAGGCCCGGTACAACGCGGGGGAGACCACCTTCTTCACCCCCGCTCGACTATCCGAGGAATTCGCTCGCGCCGCGTCCGAAGCCGCCGTCGCGGCGCACACCGCACTCGGCCTCCGTCACGTCTCGCGCGTCGACCTGATCATCGATGCAGCGGGCACGCCGTGGTTCCTCGAGGCCAACGTCCTTCCGGGACTGACCGAGACCTCTCTCGTGCCGCAGGCACTCAGTGCGTCCGGATTCGACCTGGGGTGGACCTACGCGGAGCTCGCTGAGCAGGCCATCCGAGATCACCGCAGCTGA
- a CDS encoding YdcF family protein gives MLGFSNAGSTANAVNRWRARIAVRTARRYEAIGDVVVIVCCGGAVRATVPEADLLEAAVRDLGWTGEVRTDRESTTTWENIANARPLIATVDRVAVCSNGLHAAKAREYLRRLDPSLAALLVPSFDYRVGEMVWAKPVFAAVGLWKLLRLRRST, from the coding sequence GTGCTCGGCTTCTCGAACGCGGGATCGACAGCCAATGCCGTGAACCGATGGCGGGCGCGGATCGCCGTTCGGACCGCGCGGCGATACGAAGCCATTGGCGACGTGGTGGTCATCGTCTGCTGCGGGGGAGCGGTGCGCGCAACGGTCCCAGAGGCGGACCTGCTCGAGGCGGCGGTGCGCGATCTCGGATGGACCGGCGAGGTCCGCACGGATCGCGAGAGCACCACCACGTGGGAGAACATCGCGAACGCTCGGCCCCTCATCGCCACGGTCGACCGTGTCGCAGTCTGCTCGAACGGGCTCCATGCCGCGAAGGCTCGCGAGTACCTCCGCCGCCTGGATCCCTCCCTGGCTGCGCTGCTGGTGCCCTCGTTCGACTACCGCGTCGGCGAGATGGTGTGGGCGAAACCGGTCTTCGCTGCTGTCGGGCTGTGGAAGCTCCTCCGCCTCCGCCGTTCCACGTGA
- a CDS encoding ParB/RepB/Spo0J family partition protein produces MAPKRTGLGRGIGALIPTASDQQDRPVDVFFPTGGSPASAPTAGGSTAEDLVAVPGARLANLNPLDVVPNAQQPRKEFREEELQELVHSIREIGVLQPIVVRPIAGATGTDPQYELIMGERRLRATKELGLPTIPAIVKDTPDDAMLRDALLENLHRAQLNPLEEASAYQQLLADFGITQEQLAQRIGRSRPQITNTIRLLRLPSPVQRRVAAGVLSAGHARAILAAPDAEAMEYLAEKIVNEDLSVRAAEAIAQQLAAKTPVKPKAEPSKRQAHFNDLAERLGDRLNTRVKIAVGARKSSVTIDFANGDDLNRILGELGIRDIAE; encoded by the coding sequence ATGGCACCCAAGCGGACCGGACTCGGACGAGGCATCGGCGCCCTGATCCCCACGGCGAGCGACCAGCAGGACCGGCCGGTCGACGTGTTCTTCCCCACGGGCGGCTCCCCTGCGTCCGCCCCGACCGCCGGCGGTTCCACAGCGGAGGACCTGGTCGCCGTCCCGGGTGCCCGTTTGGCGAACCTGAACCCGCTCGACGTGGTGCCCAACGCCCAGCAGCCGCGCAAGGAGTTCCGCGAGGAGGAGCTCCAGGAACTCGTGCACTCGATCCGCGAGATCGGCGTCCTGCAGCCGATCGTCGTTCGGCCGATCGCCGGCGCGACCGGAACCGACCCGCAGTACGAGCTCATCATGGGCGAGCGACGGCTCCGCGCCACCAAGGAGCTCGGCCTCCCGACCATCCCCGCGATCGTGAAGGACACTCCTGACGACGCGATGCTCCGCGACGCTCTGCTCGAGAACCTCCACCGGGCGCAGCTCAACCCGCTCGAGGAGGCTTCGGCGTACCAGCAGCTCCTCGCGGACTTCGGGATCACGCAGGAGCAGCTCGCGCAGCGGATCGGACGGTCGCGTCCGCAGATCACGAACACCATTCGTCTGCTCCGGCTCCCCTCCCCCGTGCAGCGGCGCGTTGCTGCCGGCGTGCTGTCGGCCGGCCACGCCCGAGCGATCCTGGCTGCACCTGATGCGGAAGCGATGGAGTACCTCGCCGAGAAGATCGTGAACGAGGACCTCTCCGTCCGCGCAGCAGAGGCGATCGCACAGCAGCTCGCGGCGAAGACGCCGGTCAAGCCGAAGGCGGAGCCATCGAAGCGCCAGGCCCACTTCAACGACCTCGCAGAACGCCTGGGTGATCGCCTGAACACCCGCGTGAAGATCGCAGTGGGGGCTCGGAAGAGCTCAGTGACGATCGACTTTGCGAACGGTGACGACCTCAACCGCATCCTCGGTGAGCTCGGTATTCGCGACATCGCTGAATAG
- a CDS encoding ParA family protein: MSSSTDYDASTPLAREIADLNRRRRAIATQQFPLPPRTRVFTVSNQKGGVGKTTTTVNLAAALAHGGARVLVIDLDPQGNASTALGVDHQAEVTSIYDVIVDEAPIADAVQRSPESETLWCVPATIHLAGAEIELVSLVAREQRLRTALDQYLSSLDEPYHYVFIDCPPSLGLLTINAFVAAQEVLIPIQTEYYALEGLSQLLRNIELIERHLNPNLRVSTILLTMFDGRTNLSNQVAADVREHFGDQVLNAVIPRSVRVSEAPSYGQSVVSYDVNSSGSLSYLEAAAEIAARGAQD, translated from the coding sequence TTGAGTTCATCGACCGACTACGACGCGTCGACGCCGCTTGCTCGCGAGATCGCTGACCTGAACCGTCGCCGTCGAGCGATCGCGACGCAGCAGTTCCCGCTGCCGCCGAGGACTCGAGTGTTCACGGTGTCGAACCAGAAGGGTGGCGTCGGCAAGACGACGACCACGGTGAACTTGGCCGCCGCGCTCGCGCACGGTGGTGCTCGGGTGCTCGTCATCGACCTCGATCCCCAGGGCAATGCCTCGACCGCGCTCGGCGTCGACCACCAGGCCGAGGTCACGAGCATCTACGACGTGATCGTGGACGAAGCACCGATCGCGGACGCCGTGCAGCGCTCCCCCGAGTCGGAGACCCTCTGGTGCGTACCCGCAACGATCCACCTCGCCGGCGCCGAGATCGAACTCGTCTCGCTGGTCGCCCGTGAGCAGCGGCTGCGCACCGCGCTCGACCAGTACCTGTCGTCGCTCGACGAGCCGTACCACTACGTCTTCATCGACTGCCCGCCGTCGCTGGGCCTCCTCACCATCAACGCGTTCGTCGCCGCGCAGGAGGTCCTGATCCCGATCCAGACCGAGTACTACGCGCTCGAGGGGCTCAGTCAGCTCCTGCGGAACATCGAGCTGATCGAGCGGCACCTCAACCCCAACCTCCGGGTGTCGACCATCCTGCTGACCATGTTCGACGGACGCACGAACCTGTCCAACCAGGTCGCAGCGGACGTTCGCGAACACTTCGGTGACCAGGTGTTGAACGCCGTGATCCCCCGATCGGTGCGGGTGAGCGAAGCACCGAGCTACGGGCAGAGTGTCGTGTCCTACGACGTCAACTCGTCCGGGTCGCTGTCCTACCTGGAGGCGGCCGCCGAGATCGCAGCACGAGGAGCGCAAGACTGA
- the rsmG gene encoding 16S rRNA (guanine(527)-N(7))-methyltransferase RsmG produces MTDAPAPVLEQEPAAAVALFGDRIELARSFTEDLARRGEELGLIGPLELPRLWTRHILNSALLAPLLEADGRVADVGSGAGLPGLVLAVARPDVSFTLIEPMERRCDWLNSESERLGLENVTVLRGRAEDVADEVVVDQVTARAVSALSKLIPLTVPLVRSGGQLILMKGARVGEEIEKARKVILRKRLSDVEVLELGDGVVDETTRVFRATVD; encoded by the coding sequence ATGACCGACGCACCCGCGCCGGTTCTCGAGCAGGAACCGGCAGCTGCCGTCGCGCTGTTCGGGGACCGCATCGAGCTGGCTCGTTCGTTCACGGAGGACCTCGCCCGACGTGGCGAGGAGCTCGGCCTGATCGGCCCGCTCGAGCTGCCGCGCCTCTGGACTCGACACATCCTCAATTCTGCGCTGTTGGCGCCCCTCCTGGAGGCTGACGGTCGCGTTGCCGACGTCGGCTCCGGAGCGGGACTACCCGGCCTGGTGCTCGCCGTTGCGCGGCCTGACGTGTCCTTCACGCTCATCGAGCCGATGGAGCGGCGCTGTGACTGGTTGAACAGCGAGTCGGAGCGTCTCGGCCTCGAGAACGTCACCGTCCTCCGTGGCCGCGCCGAAGACGTGGCGGACGAGGTCGTGGTCGACCAGGTCACGGCACGCGCGGTGAGCGCGCTCTCGAAGCTCATCCCGCTCACGGTGCCGCTGGTTCGCTCGGGCGGGCAGTTGATCCTGATGAAGGGCGCGCGCGTCGGCGAGGAGATCGAGAAGGCGCGCAAGGTGATCCTGCGCAAGCGCCTGAGTGACGTCGAGGTCCTGGAGCTCGGGGACGGTGTGGTCGACGAGACCACGCGAGTCTTCCGGGCTACAGTTGACTGA
- a CDS encoding R3H domain-containing nucleic acid-binding protein — translation MTEQDTEATVEAPVDDVTVDDDARDEADIAADYIEELLDICDLDGDIEIEERAGRVYLSVTDEGGALRVLSKPDTVSALQELTRIAVQAETGEFSRLILDVGGSRDARATELQRLVDTAVERIEAGSASAALPPMSSYERKLVHDLVAEKGFRSESEGEGRDRHTVVTR, via the coding sequence GTGACCGAGCAGGACACCGAAGCCACCGTCGAGGCTCCCGTCGACGACGTCACCGTCGACGACGACGCTCGTGACGAGGCGGACATCGCCGCCGACTACATCGAGGAACTCCTCGACATCTGCGACCTGGACGGCGACATCGAGATCGAGGAGCGAGCTGGCCGCGTCTACCTCTCGGTGACCGACGAGGGCGGCGCCCTGCGCGTCCTGTCGAAGCCCGACACCGTGTCGGCGCTGCAGGAGCTCACGCGCATCGCCGTGCAGGCGGAGACGGGCGAGTTCAGCCGTCTCATCCTCGACGTGGGCGGCTCGCGTGACGCCCGCGCGACCGAGCTCCAGCGGCTCGTCGACACCGCCGTGGAGCGCATCGAGGCCGGTTCTGCCTCGGCGGCACTCCCCCCGATGTCGTCCTACGAGCGCAAGCTCGTGCACGACCTGGTCGCCGAGAAGGGCTTCCGCTCGGAGTCCGAGGGCGAGGGACGAGACCGGCACACGGTCGTCACGCGATGA